A genome region from Haloimpatiens massiliensis includes the following:
- a CDS encoding BtrH N-terminal domain-containing protein — protein MITNFKAIDDDSYNCLENLINSVTQYYGRSCELMSLYSWLFRYNREIYKEEHSFGNAITDSTFGKSLESLAKYHGVIMSYNDKKLFNEFSKVIQEEISNDRPVIICMDTFYCPWYVTDYNKSHTMHYCLVIDIDNENKIFSIVDTQFAQEAVQVSFDYIEKGYNDFYTIHITDSDLDNMNWKDILSETIKYMKNTLEGKTFEELRSFADDFESYICFSTEIRGYENTPLKSSIFKKIHTLSNKRKQYSRVFEFIRDKFEVKDMEVMAYRMKNIADRWSSTFGLLCKAFYKNDNAIISRVSDKLRTLADLEEELFNDLCCLCLDKKIVGCEVAKSEHDCNEVKVHTFCLC, from the coding sequence ATGATAACAAATTTTAAAGCTATAGATGACGATTCATATAATTGTTTAGAAAACTTAATAAATTCAGTAACCCAATATTATGGAAGAAGTTGTGAGCTGATGTCGCTATATTCATGGTTATTTAGGTACAATAGAGAAATATATAAAGAAGAACATAGTTTTGGTAATGCAATCACCGATAGTACCTTTGGAAAATCCTTAGAGTCCTTGGCTAAATATCATGGTGTGATTATGAGCTATAATGATAAAAAGTTATTTAATGAATTTTCAAAAGTCATCCAAGAAGAGATTTCTAACGATAGACCAGTAATTATTTGTATGGATACTTTTTATTGTCCATGGTATGTTACAGATTACAATAAATCACATACAATGCATTATTGTTTGGTTATTGATATTGATAACGAAAATAAAATATTTTCAATTGTTGATACTCAATTTGCCCAAGAAGCAGTTCAGGTTTCCTTCGATTATATAGAGAAAGGATATAATGACTTCTACACTATTCATATCACTGATTCGGATTTAGATAATATGAATTGGAAGGATATTCTTTCTGAAACTATTAAGTATATGAAAAATACTCTTGAAGGTAAGACCTTTGAAGAATTAAGGTCCTTTGCAGATGACTTTGAAAGTTATATATGTTTTTCAACAGAAATAAGAGGATATGAGAATACTCCTCTAAAATCATCAATATTCAAAAAAATACATACCCTTTCTAATAAGAGAAAGCAATATTCAAGGGTATTTGAATTCATAAGAGATAAATTTGAGGTTAAAGATATGGAAGTTATGGCATATAGAATGAAGAACATTGCAGATAGATGGAGTTCTACTTTTGGTTTGCTGTGCAAAGCATTTTATAAAAATGATAACGCCATTATTAGTCGAGTAAGTGACAAATTAAGAACACTTGCAGATTTAGAAGAAGAGCTTTTTAATGATTTATGTTGCCTTTGCTTAGACAAAAAAATTGTGGGATGTGAAGTAGCAAAAAGCGAGCATGACTGTAATGAAGTTAAAGTACATACCTTTTGTTTATGTTAA
- a CDS encoding recombinase family protein → MADVKVIKASQGRIDRRNAKVIDRLRVAAYCRVSTDSEEQLTSYNSQVEHYRNMVEANPQWSLVDIYADEGISGTQTDKRVEFQRMINDAVDGKIDLIITKSISRFARNTLDTLKYVRLLKDYNVAILFEKENINTLTMNGEMLLTILSSLAQQESESISTNVKMGLKMKMKRGELIGFNGCLGYDYDTINKVITINEEEAKIVRYIFKRYIEGAGCFVIAKELTQLNYKTKKGNTNWNDGSVRGIITNEKYKGDLLLGKTFTVDPISKRRLDNMGEEEKYYINSNHEPIISEEMFNEAQKILGKRSVNSNNKGRGEKYSRKFAFSSKIECGFCGGTASRRRWHSNTTHEKTIWHCCVSTKRGKKYCPDSKGIDEKIIENAFLEAFNMFCLQNKDIVTEFMETVENTLNNTNTAKELKRIEREITSYENKLKKLVDMRIDEIIDKATYEIKFTELSTALEKLKVEKVDLDASNENSIDIKKRINSFRKVFDSNKPIKEFDRVVFESAVNKIILGGTDEDGNIDPYMITFIFNSGMNHSLKGKDVLELDVDKNDKEVCSYSELHTC, encoded by the coding sequence ATGGCAGATGTTAAAGTAATAAAAGCAAGTCAAGGTAGAATTGATAGACGTAATGCAAAAGTGATAGATAGATTAAGAGTTGCAGCTTACTGTAGAGTAAGCACTGATTCGGAAGAGCAATTAACTAGTTACAATTCTCAAGTAGAGCATTATAGAAATATGGTTGAAGCTAATCCACAGTGGAGTCTTGTTGATATTTATGCTGATGAAGGGATAAGCGGTACACAAACAGATAAAAGAGTAGAATTTCAAAGAATGATAAATGATGCAGTAGATGGAAAGATTGATTTAATCATAACCAAATCAATTTCAAGATTCGCTAGAAATACTTTAGATACTTTGAAATATGTAAGGTTGTTGAAGGATTATAACGTTGCAATTTTATTTGAAAAAGAAAATATCAATACATTAACAATGAATGGAGAAATGTTATTAACTATTCTAAGTTCATTAGCTCAACAAGAAAGTGAATCTATCTCAACTAATGTAAAAATGGGACTAAAAATGAAAATGAAACGTGGAGAGCTTATAGGATTTAATGGTTGCTTAGGATATGATTATGATACAATAAATAAAGTAATAACAATAAATGAAGAAGAAGCAAAGATAGTTAGATATATTTTTAAAAGATATATTGAAGGTGCAGGATGTTTTGTTATTGCAAAAGAGCTTACACAGTTAAATTATAAAACTAAAAAAGGAAATACTAATTGGAATGATGGTTCAGTTAGAGGAATTATAACTAATGAAAAATACAAAGGAGATTTATTATTAGGGAAGACCTTTACTGTTGACCCAATATCCAAAAGAAGACTTGATAATATGGGAGAAGAAGAGAAGTATTATATAAACTCTAATCATGAACCTATAATATCAGAAGAAATGTTTAATGAAGCTCAAAAGATACTTGGAAAACGTAGCGTAAATAGTAACAATAAAGGAAGAGGCGAAAAGTATAGCAGAAAATTTGCTTTCAGTAGTAAAATAGAATGTGGATTTTGTGGAGGCACAGCTAGTAGACGTAGATGGCACAGTAATACAACTCATGAAAAAACTATTTGGCATTGTTGTGTATCTACTAAGAGAGGTAAAAAGTATTGTCCAGACAGTAAAGGGATAGATGAAAAGATTATTGAAAATGCCTTTCTTGAAGCCTTTAATATGTTTTGTCTACAAAATAAAGATATAGTTACAGAGTTCATGGAAACTGTAGAAAATACTCTTAATAACACTAATACAGCTAAAGAATTAAAAAGAATTGAAAGAGAAATTACTTCTTATGAAAATAAGTTAAAAAAGCTAGTGGATATGAGAATTGATGAAATAATTGATAAAGCTACTTACGAAATTAAATTCACAGAGCTTTCTACAGCATTAGAAAAGCTTAAAGTTGAAAAAGTTGATTTAGATGCTTCTAATGAAAATAGCATTGATATTAAAAAAAGAATAAATAGTTTTAGAAAAGTATTTGATAGTAATAAACCAATTAAAGAATTTGATAGAGTAGTTTTTGAAAGTGCAGTTAATAAAATTATATTAGGTGGAACTGATGAAGATGGAAACATAGATCCTTATATGATAACTTTTATATTTAATTCTGGTATGAATCATTCATTAAAAGGTAAAGATGTGTTAGAATTAGATGTAGATAAAAATGACAAAGAAGTGTGTTCCTATAGCGAACTCCACACATGTTGA
- a CDS encoding sigma factor-like helix-turn-helix DNA-binding protein, which yields MSKEEKQQNYEEFMEVLQEEDKREENNERRYYRHNLSLEYLQKYDVPIEFEYAKDALGIEKEVNELLDFTDFISDSNLYKALKKLNESDFKVIELRYRYGFSLNEIAVKLQLKNDAVRQKHIRALAKLKLMLKKNL from the coding sequence ATGTCAAAAGAAGAAAAACAACAAAATTATGAGGAATTTATGGAAGTTCTCCAAGAGGAGGACAAAAGAGAAGAAAACAATGAAAGGAGGTATTACAGACATAATCTTTCTCTTGAATACTTGCAAAAGTATGATGTACCAATTGAATTTGAATATGCAAAAGATGCGTTAGGAATTGAAAAAGAAGTTAATGAGCTATTGGATTTTACTGATTTTATTAGTGATTCAAACCTATATAAAGCTTTAAAGAAATTAAATGAATCAGATTTTAAGGTTATAGAGCTTAGATATAGATATGGGTTTTCCTTAAATGAAATAGCAGTAAAGCTTCAACTTAAAAATGATGCTGTTAGACAAAAGCATATAAGGGCTTTGGCAAAGTTAAAATTAATGCTTAAAAAAAATTTATAA
- a CDS encoding SHOCT domain-containing protein has translation MDNNMKYSIQLAMLNQLLGLKLITDKEYNTIKIELMKKYNIMIINA, from the coding sequence ATGGATAACAATATGAAATATAGTATTCAGTTAGCTATGTTAAATCAATTGCTTGGGCTTAAACTTATTACAGATAAAGAATATAACACTATTAAAATAGAGTTGATGAAAAAATATAATATTATGATTATTAATGCTTGA
- the istA gene encoding IS21 family transposase, giving the protein MIMLKEKQHIIISTYLKGKSQRAIARETGIDRKTIRKYIKQYEANRQELLNSKGGVDDIRELQDSIVEKPKYNCKNRKKKKLTDEIMNKIEGYLKENEQKRHAGRHKQQKKKIDIYEALKEDGYDISYTTVCIYVNKLLKKGSEAFIKAEYELGDVCEFDWGEVKLTIDGIDRKFQMAVFTSAKGNYRYAQLFTKQNTECFQESHALFFENVGRVYKTMVYDNMKVAVKKFVGPTEKEPTDALLKMSIYYGFKFRFCNVRLGNEKGHVERSVEVVRRKSFAKKDNFESLEKANEYLERICSELNNKPQKLKAMQSAEEILSMEKEHMLPHVPKLDTARIEEPRVDKYSTICVDTCRYSVPDMYVGKRIFIKIYSNEIICFSDNKKIAKHEKKLGFYDWSIKIEHYLNTLKRKPGSLASSTAMQQADPRIQIIYNTYYNKREKDFIELLLFIGEKSISDIENAIKLLKKINPTDITTEKIKSICNRNNVNYTSNNIINSNMNIEIESDNLLGMYKNLIPKSIEDFNSEVAVI; this is encoded by the coding sequence ATGATCATGTTGAAAGAAAAACAACACATCATAATATCAACATATCTAAAAGGAAAGTCTCAAAGGGCGATAGCCAGAGAGACAGGAATTGATAGAAAGACTATTAGAAAATATATTAAACAATATGAAGCAAATAGACAGGAACTTTTAAATTCTAAAGGAGGAGTTGATGATATAAGGGAGCTACAGGATAGTATTGTAGAGAAACCTAAATATAACTGTAAAAATAGGAAGAAGAAAAAATTAACTGATGAAATTATGAATAAAATAGAAGGATATCTTAAAGAAAATGAGCAAAAAAGACATGCCGGTAGGCATAAGCAGCAAAAGAAAAAAATTGATATATATGAAGCGTTAAAAGAAGATGGATATGATATAAGTTATACAACTGTATGCATCTATGTAAATAAGTTACTGAAGAAAGGATCAGAAGCATTTATTAAAGCTGAATACGAACTTGGAGATGTTTGTGAATTTGATTGGGGGGAAGTTAAGCTTACTATTGATGGCATAGATAGAAAATTTCAAATGGCTGTATTTACATCTGCAAAAGGAAATTATAGGTATGCTCAATTATTCACTAAGCAAAATACGGAATGTTTTCAAGAATCTCATGCTTTGTTTTTTGAAAATGTGGGCAGAGTATACAAAACAATGGTGTATGACAATATGAAAGTTGCTGTTAAAAAATTTGTAGGTCCAACTGAAAAAGAGCCAACAGACGCGCTGCTTAAAATGTCTATATATTATGGTTTTAAATTTAGATTTTGCAATGTACGATTAGGTAATGAAAAGGGTCACGTTGAAAGGAGTGTAGAAGTCGTAAGACGTAAATCGTTTGCTAAAAAGGATAACTTTGAATCCCTAGAAAAAGCTAATGAATATCTTGAAAGAATATGTAGTGAACTAAATAATAAACCTCAAAAATTAAAAGCTATGCAAAGTGCAGAAGAAATTTTAAGTATGGAAAAAGAACACATGCTGCCGCATGTTCCTAAGCTTGATACAGCAAGAATAGAAGAACCTAGAGTAGATAAGTATTCAACAATATGTGTGGATACCTGTCGGTATTCTGTACCAGATATGTATGTTGGAAAAAGAATATTCATAAAAATATATTCTAATGAAATTATCTGTTTTAGTGATAATAAAAAAATTGCTAAACATGAAAAAAAATTGGGCTTTTATGACTGGTCTATTAAAATAGAACATTATCTCAACACTCTTAAACGAAAACCAGGATCATTAGCTTCAAGCACTGCAATGCAACAAGCTGATCCTAGAATTCAAATAATATACAATACCTATTATAACAAAAGAGAAAAAGATTTTATAGAGTTACTTTTGTTTATAGGTGAAAAAAGTATTTCGGATATTGAAAATGCAATAAAATTGTTAAAGAAAATAAATCCAACAGATATAACAACTGAAAAAATAAAATCTATATGTAATAGAAATAATGTTAACTATACTTCAAATAATATTATCAACTCAAATATGAATATTGAAATTGAATCTGATAACTTACTTGGAATGTATAAAAATTTAATACCTAAGTCTATAGAAGATTTTAATAGTGAGGTAGCTGTAATATGA
- a CDS encoding ImmA/IrrE family metallo-endopeptidase, translated as MRKVIINEVNRLIKTYHTRNPFEFAEMMNIEIVYHDLGNLKGYYFYQSRFRFIVINKNISEEMQTVICAHELGHDRFHQHLAKNDPIKEFTLFDITSKPEREANLFTAELLIPDESIMCLVQGECTYSSIAAQLNMPIEIVDFKSQMLRYKGFEINSFGTARGNFLRK; from the coding sequence ATGAGGAAGGTAATAATAAATGAAGTTAATAGGTTAATTAAAACATACCACACTAGGAATCCATTTGAATTTGCTGAAATGATGAATATTGAAATTGTATATCATGATTTAGGTAATTTAAAAGGGTACTACTTCTATCAATCAAGATTTAGATTTATAGTTATTAATAAAAATATCTCTGAAGAAATGCAAACTGTAATATGTGCTCATGAATTAGGACATGATAGATTTCATCAACATTTGGCTAAAAATGACCCTATAAAAGAATTTACTCTTTTTGATATAACTTCAAAGCCTGAGCGTGAAGCCAACCTCTTTACAGCAGAGCTTTTAATACCTGATGAAAGTATAATGTGTTTAGTTCAAGGGGAATGTACCTATAGTTCTATTGCTGCACAGCTAAATATGCCTATTGAAATTGTTGATTTTAAAAGTCAGATGTTAAGATATAAAGGTTTTGAAATAAATTCCTTTGGTACTGCTAGGGGAAATTTTTTAAGAAAATAG
- the istB gene encoding IS21-like element helper ATPase IstB translates to MNSKKKLHKNIEELACYLKLPAIKTNFKDEINEACINDISYEQFLYKLLENECTLRKERSKQNRIRLAKFPYKKYIEDLIIEDLPDDAQKKLKILNSLEFINTGQNVILAGNPGTGKTHMAVGLGIKACLDGYKVLFTTVPTLVTQLKETRSQKTLRAFENKFDKYDLVIADELGYISYDKEGSELLFTHLSLRAGRKSTIITTNLSFERWNEIFKDPIMTAAMIDRLTHKAYIVNMNGNSYRLKETKKWLEKQ, encoded by the coding sequence ATGAATAGTAAAAAAAAGTTACATAAAAATATTGAGGAATTAGCTTGTTATCTTAAGCTTCCAGCTATAAAAACCAATTTTAAGGATGAAATAAATGAAGCTTGTATCAATGATATAAGCTATGAACAATTTCTATATAAATTATTAGAAAATGAATGCACTTTGAGAAAAGAAAGGAGTAAACAAAACAGAATTCGATTAGCAAAATTTCCTTATAAAAAATATATTGAAGACCTTATAATTGAAGATTTACCTGATGATGCTCAAAAGAAATTAAAAATATTAAATTCGCTAGAATTTATTAATACAGGACAAAATGTTATTTTAGCTGGTAATCCTGGGACAGGAAAAACTCATATGGCCGTAGGCCTTGGAATAAAGGCTTGTTTAGACGGTTATAAAGTTTTGTTTACAACTGTACCTACCCTTGTTACTCAATTGAAAGAAACACGTTCACAGAAGACATTGAGAGCTTTTGAAAATAAGTTTGATAAATATGATTTAGTAATAGCTGATGAGCTTGGCTATATTTCTTATGATAAAGAAGGGTCAGAACTTTTATTTACTCATCTATCATTGAGAGCAGGCAGAAAGTCAACAATAATAACTACAAATTTATCATTTGAAAGGTGGAATGAAATATTTAAAGATCCTATTATGACTGCTGCAATGATTGATAGACTTACTCATAAAGCATATATTGTGAATATGAATGGTAATTCATATAGATTAAAAGAGACAAAGAAATGGCTTGAAAAACAATAG
- a CDS encoding aminoacyl--tRNA ligase-related protein has translation MRKIYLPLKNSFKVDFKDEIYKKIYYMSEGITNYEIDIKGNDIVGMQLEVSDECDTDLLSSYVNEVIEKDIIGLKNIKCKCAWHDDCETVGDSKNVLEKMIEMDVAKPYAQGTVCIKEPFTELFYFFSELFKSIGKYKFNAESNKYPTLIKSTTLNKVGYFGSFPHLLMFVNRLENTVDNFNSFKEDFKDMNDEDKITEKLGKYMCQSDYALTPAACYHVYEDYENTEVDNKCVTTVGQVYRYENKYEKPFERLWEFNMRELVFLGTKSYVEQSLEKSKQYAINIIEDLELKGVCETANDPFFLTANNTNRINAQKMIGSKYELKLRVNKDDFLAVASFNLHSQFLSYKFNISEKANPNNKIYTGCFAVGIERIFFAFLSQYGVNKENWPEVVKNYYNRDTSNQVFFENYFKMINL, from the coding sequence ATGAGAAAAATATATTTACCATTAAAAAATTCTTTTAAAGTTGATTTTAAAGATGAAATATATAAAAAGATATACTATATGTCTGAAGGCATAACTAATTATGAAATAGATATAAAGGGCAATGACATAGTTGGTATGCAATTAGAGGTTTCTGATGAATGTGATACTGATTTGTTATCAAGCTATGTGAATGAAGTAATTGAAAAAGATATAATTGGACTTAAAAATATAAAGTGTAAATGTGCATGGCATGATGATTGTGAAACTGTTGGAGACAGCAAAAATGTGCTTGAAAAGATGATAGAGATGGATGTTGCAAAACCGTATGCTCAAGGTACTGTTTGCATAAAAGAGCCTTTTACTGAGCTATTCTATTTTTTTAGTGAACTCTTTAAGAGTATAGGTAAATATAAATTTAACGCAGAATCAAACAAATATCCAACTTTAATTAAATCTACGACCTTAAACAAAGTTGGATATTTTGGATCCTTTCCTCATCTTCTTATGTTTGTAAATAGGTTAGAAAACACAGTAGACAATTTTAATTCTTTTAAAGAAGATTTCAAGGATATGAATGATGAAGATAAAATAACTGAAAAATTAGGTAAGTATATGTGTCAATCAGATTATGCATTAACTCCTGCGGCTTGCTATCATGTTTATGAGGATTACGAAAATACAGAAGTTGATAACAAATGTGTAACCACAGTAGGCCAAGTGTATAGATACGAAAATAAATACGAAAAACCATTTGAAAGACTATGGGAGTTTAATATGAGGGAGCTGGTGTTCTTAGGAACAAAGAGTTATGTAGAACAATCTTTAGAAAAATCAAAACAGTATGCAATAAATATAATAGAAGATTTAGAGCTTAAGGGTGTATGTGAAACTGCAAATGATCCATTCTTCTTAACTGCAAATAATACAAATCGTATTAATGCTCAGAAAATGATTGGATCAAAATATGAGCTTAAGCTTAGAGTAAATAAAGATGACTTTTTAGCTGTGGCTTCTTTTAATCTACATAGTCAGTTCTTGTCCTACAAGTTTAATATATCAGAAAAGGCAAATCCAAATAATAAGATATATACTGGTTGCTTTGCTGTGGGTATAGAGAGAATTTTCTTTGCATTTCTATCTCAATACGGTGTAAATAAAGAAAACTGGCCAGAAGTTGTAAAGAACTATTATAATAGAGATACTAGTAATCAAGTTTTCTTTGAAAATTATTTTAAAATGATAAATTTATAA
- a CDS encoding DUF3795 domain-containing protein: MEKYIGFCGINCSECRVYMATIENNLEEKRAIAYEWSTEEFPLTEDSIKCYGCCDCENRVISFAADCDIRVCGIKREVKNCGHCEKYSCELLKKPHEKNIDAKELLDDVHARLKGV; this comes from the coding sequence ATGGAAAAATATATTGGATTTTGTGGTATTAATTGTTCAGAATGTAGAGTGTACATGGCCACGATTGAAAACAATTTAGAAGAGAAAAGAGCTATTGCTTATGAATGGTCAACTGAGGAATTTCCATTAACAGAAGATAGTATAAAATGTTATGGGTGCTGTGATTGTGAAAATCGAGTGATATCATTTGCTGCAGATTGCGATATTAGAGTATGCGGCATAAAAAGGGAAGTTAAAAATTGTGGTCACTGTGAGAAGTACTCCTGCGAATTATTAAAGAAACCTCATGAAAAAAATATAGATGCAAAAGAGCTGCTAGATGATGTGCATGCAAGGCTTAAGGGAGTATAG
- a CDS encoding helix-turn-helix domain-containing protein, translating to MEEKKMNFGNKIKHLRKKAGLSQEDLAAKLGVSQKSICNYENNTRFPKGQKVIKGLADIFNVTIDYLISDTDDTTSKQTLFISSSKDEFGYKGKNEAEMLIERTAAVLAGGELSEEDKDAFFQSITQLYFEAKNKARKKYSKKNSNSETEISNTP from the coding sequence ATGGAGGAAAAGAAAATGAATTTTGGTAATAAAATAAAACACCTTCGTAAAAAAGCTGGTTTATCTCAAGAAGATTTAGCAGCTAAACTTGGTGTTTCTCAAAAATCTATATGCAATTATGAAAACAATACTAGATTTCCAAAAGGACAAAAAGTAATTAAGGGATTAGCCGATATATTTAATGTAACAATTGATTACTTGATCTCCGACACCGATGATACTACATCTAAACAAACTCTTTTTATCTCTTCTTCAAAAGATGAATTCGGCTATAAAGGTAAAAATGAAGCTGAAATGTTAATAGAAAGAACTGCTGCTGTACTAGCAGGTGGAGAATTGTCTGAAGAAGATAAAGATGCTTTTTTTCAATCAATAACACAATTATATTTTGAAGCAAAAAATAAGGCTAGAAAGAAATATAGTAAAAAAAACTCAAACTCTGAAACTGAAATATCTAATACTCCATAA
- a CDS encoding DUF4368 domain-containing protein, which translates to MDLKELTPEILNRFVERIEVKTVIS; encoded by the coding sequence ATTGACTTAAAAGAACTTACCCCAGAAATCTTAAATAGATTTGTGGAACGTATAGAAGTTAAAACAGTTATCTCCTGA
- a CDS encoding PEP/pyruvate-binding domain-containing protein, whose translation MDKRIYFFDEGNKNMRKLLGGKGSSLAEMTRINLPVPFGCTITTEAISRYLKDNRTYKKEVNDEVIKSVKQIEKRTNKYLGDKKAPLFLAVRSGAEHSMPGMMDTVLNIGMNEVLVREMLEEGYSKSFLFTTYEQFIVSFAEVVYDVSTDELMNYKNLFLFDAKKENTCHLGTEEYFQLINNYKSLILKKTGKYFSEDIEETILLAVEAIAASWLKPNAVMYRKIKGISDDLSTAVNVQEMVFGNYNDISGTGVIFTKNPMDGSNKIVGEYLHCAQGAELVSGIKNPDSIEVFEERFPLLYFELEKIGRLLEKHYEAPQDIEFSVESGKLYILQTRNAIISKLKKKV comes from the coding sequence ATGGATAAAAGGATATATTTTTTCGATGAAGGAAATAAAAATATGCGTAAATTATTGGGCGGAAAGGGTTCAAGCTTAGCTGAAATGACCAGAATTAATCTTCCCGTACCATTTGGATGTACCATAACTACAGAGGCAATTAGCAGATATTTAAAAGATAATAGAACATATAAGAAAGAAGTAAATGATGAAGTTATTAAAAGTGTTAAACAGATAGAGAAAAGAACTAATAAGTATTTGGGCGATAAAAAAGCTCCATTATTTTTAGCAGTAAGATCAGGAGCTGAACATTCCATGCCAGGAATGATGGATACGGTATTAAATATTGGTATGAATGAAGTTTTAGTGAGAGAAATGCTTGAAGAGGGCTATAGCAAAAGTTTTTTATTTACTACCTATGAGCAATTTATAGTAAGTTTTGCTGAAGTTGTTTATGATGTATCCACAGATGAATTAATGAATTACAAGAACTTATTTTTATTCGATGCAAAAAAAGAAAATACATGCCACTTAGGTACCGAAGAATATTTTCAGTTGATTAATAATTATAAAAGCTTAATACTGAAAAAAACAGGTAAATATTTTTCGGAGGACATAGAAGAGACGATATTGCTTGCGGTAGAAGCAATTGCTGCATCTTGGCTTAAGCCAAATGCTGTGATGTATAGGAAAATTAAGGGTATATCTGATGATTTATCAACGGCTGTTAATGTGCAGGAGATGGTTTTTGGAAATTATAATGATATTTCTGGTACGGGCGTTATATTTACAAAGAATCCAATGGATGGTTCAAATAAAATTGTAGGAGAATATTTGCATTGCGCCCAAGGTGCAGAGCTTGTCTCAGGTATTAAAAATCCTGATTCAATAGAAGTATTTGAAGAAAGATTCCCATTACTTTATTTTGAGCTTGAAAAAATAGGTAGATTGTTAGAAAAACATTATGAAGCACCACAAGACATAGAGTTTTCTGTGGAGTCTGGTAAGCTCTACATTTTGCAAACCCGTAATGCTATTATTTCTAAGTTAAAAAAGAAAGTATAA
- a CDS encoding bifunctional 3-deoxy-7-phosphoheptulonate synthase/chorismate mutase: MEKSDYKVLGYFNCVNDKINELVLAHSSLMKEINHRIIDNAGMEDLFQLESELYQMLDSELKKFKVQLKSINLKKESTRTKLLDMSTVIKNIKSITKKDVTLPMIIAGPCAIESYEALDETAKHLKGMGVKYIRGGAFKPRTSPYDFQGLKEMGLEYLHEIGKKYNMITVTEIVNTKDLKLFEKYVDIIQIGARNMHNYELLKVVGESSKPVLLKRGMSATVKEFLLAAEYIACSGNQNIILCERGIRTFEPGTRNTLDISSIPIIKQETNLPIIADVSHSIGRKDIVTQITKGILAVGADGFMVEVHRNPSQALCDSEQQLNLQEFQCLMSNLNIV; encoded by the coding sequence TTGGAAAAAAGCGATTATAAAGTTCTTGGTTATTTTAACTGTGTTAATGATAAAATTAATGAATTAGTACTTGCTCATTCTAGTTTAATGAAGGAGATTAACCATAGAATTATAGATAATGCGGGTATGGAAGATTTATTTCAGTTGGAATCAGAATTGTATCAAATGCTTGATAGTGAATTAAAGAAATTTAAGGTTCAGCTTAAAAGTATTAATTTGAAAAAAGAAAGTACTAGGACAAAATTACTTGATATGAGTACAGTAATAAAAAATATCAAAAGCATTACTAAAAAGGACGTTACATTGCCTATGATTATTGCAGGCCCTTGTGCTATAGAATCCTACGAGGCATTAGATGAAACAGCAAAACATCTAAAAGGTATGGGAGTAAAGTACATAAGAGGTGGTGCTTTTAAGCCAAGAACTTCACCTTATGATTTTCAGGGCTTAAAGGAAATGGGGCTGGAGTATTTACATGAAATAGGTAAGAAATACAATATGATAACTGTTACTGAGATTGTTAATACTAAAGACTTAAAACTATTTGAAAAATATGTGGATATAATTCAAATCGGTGCTAGGAATATGCACAACTATGAGCTCTTAAAAGTAGTAGGTGAATCTTCAAAACCCGTACTATTAAAAAGAGGTATGAGTGCAACAGTAAAAGAGTTTTTACTGGCAGCGGAGTATATTGCATGCAGTGGTAATCAAAATATTATTCTTTGCGAAAGAGGTATTCGTACATTTGAGCCTGGCACAAGAAATACTTTAGATATATCTAGTATTCCAATTATAAAACAAGAGACTAATTTACCAATTATCGCAGATGTCAGTCATTCAATTGGTAGAAAAGATATAGTAACTCAAATAACAAAAGGAATTTTAGCTGTAGGTGCAGATGGCTTTATGGTAGAAGTTCATAGAAATCCCTCTCAAGCATTATGTGATAGTGAACAGCAGTTGAATTTACAAGAATTCCAGTGCCTTATGTCAAATTTAAATATTGTGTAA